A genomic region of Oncorhynchus mykiss isolate Arlee chromosome 4, USDA_OmykA_1.1, whole genome shotgun sequence contains the following coding sequences:
- the LOC110521984 gene encoding probable G-protein coupled receptor 132, with protein MNTFYRFQETIQLNDTMHDPTVTQTSVAAINWSTDAPPCTPNYEEDRVPLVVLYSVVLVIGLPANIVTVYLTFLQVRRKNVLGIYLLSLSVCDLMYLCTLPMWANYVNAGHQWRWSSMACKVTGYFFFNNMYISIFLLCCVSSDRYVAVVYAVESRGLRRQRLAVAVTVAIVLVVFVGHVPVFTMPEGDAAEGQRRCFEPGKGTSTVTGFNYARFVIGFLFPLVVLVVTNRAILANVQASTGLRQCQKERVRYLAFAVVVLFLVCFAPYHVILLLRAVTFHFPELQNCHFQESLYTPYTISLGLSTFNSAINPILYVLSSDNIRKELRRGLAGLRGRATLRPRSTDSSQHKMHNSKNSSEVAAATQEGEKHGR; from the exons ATGAACACTTTTTACAGATTTCAAGAGACGATACAGCTAAACG ACACCATGCATGACCCGACTGTGACTCAGACCAGCGTGGCTGCCATCAACTGGAGCACTGATGCTCCCCCGTGCACCCCGAACTACGAAGAGGACCGCGTGCCCCTGGTGGTGCTTTACAGTGTAGTGCTGGTCATCGGGCTGCCTGCCAATATCGTTACTGTCTACCTGACCTTCCTCCAGGTGCGCCGCAAAAATGTCCTGGGCATCTACCTGTTGAGTCTATCCGTGTGTGACCTTATGTACCTCTGCACCCTGCCCATGTGGGCCAACTACGTGAACGCGGGCCACCAATGGCGCTGGAGCTCCATGGCCTGCAAGGTGACAGGCTATTTCTTCTTCAACAACATGTACATCAGCATCTTCCTGCTGTGCTGCGTCTCCAGTGACAGATACGTGGCCGTGGTCTACGCCGTGGAGTCGCGCGGCCTTCGGCGACAGAGACTGGCGGTTGCAGTTACCGTGGCCATCGTCTTGGTGGTGTTCGTGGGCCACGTGCCGGTGTTTACCATGCCAGAGGGCGATGCGGCAGAGGGGCAGCGGCGCTGCTTCGAGCCAGGCAAGGGCACGTCCACTGTGACGGGTTTCAACTATGCCCGCTTCGTCATTGGCTTCCTGTTCCCCCTGGTTGTGCTTGTGGTCACTAACCGTGCCATCCTGGCCAACGTGCAGGCTAGCACAGGGCTAAGGCAGTGCCAGAAGGAGCGGGTGCGCTACTTGGCGTTCGCCGTGGTGGTCCTCTTCCTGGTGTGCTTCGCGCCATACCATGTCATTCTGCTGCTGCGTGCGGTCACCTTCCACTTCCCCGAGCTGCAGAATTGCCATTTCCAGGAAAGCCTCTATACCCCTTACACTATCTCCCTGGGCCTGTCCACCTTCAACAGCGCCATCAACCCCATCCTCTATGTGCTTTCCAGCGACAACATCCGCAAGGAGCTACGTCGCGGCCTTGCAGGCCTCCGCGGGCGAGCCACCCTGCGGCCACGTTCCACCGACAGCAGCCAGCACAAGATGCACAACTCCAAGAACTCATCAGAAGTGGCGGCCGCCACACAAGAGGGGGAAAAGCACGGTCGTTGA